A genomic stretch from Ovis canadensis isolate MfBH-ARS-UI-01 breed Bighorn chromosome 5, ARS-UI_OviCan_v2, whole genome shotgun sequence includes:
- the N4BP3 gene encoding NEDD4-binding protein 3, which produces MATAPGPAGIAMGSVSSLLERQDFSPEELRAALAGSRGSRQPDGLLRKGLGQRELLSYLHLPKKDGKTTKRAPRNEPADYATLYYREHPRAGDFSKTSLPERGRFDKCRIRPSVFKPASGTGKGFLSMQSLAAHKGQKLWRSNGSLHTLACHPPLSPGPRASQAQARAQLLHALSLDEGGPEPEPSLSDSSSGGSFGRSPSTGPGPFSSSLGHINHLGGSLDRASRGSKEVGPLALLNCLPEPPPPYEFSCPVTEDMGAVVPDTCEELKRGLGEEDGASPFTQVLEERQRLWLAELKRLYLERLHEVTQKAERSERNLQLQLFMAQQEQRRLRKELRAQQGLGPEPRPPGSLPEADPSARAEEEARWEVCQKTAEISLLKQQLREAQAELAQKLAEIFSLKTQLRGSRAQAQAQDAELARLREAVRSLQEQAPREEAPGGCETDDCKSRGLLGEVGGGEARDEAEQLRAQLLQERLRGQEQALRFEQERRTWQEEKERVLRYQREIQGGYMDMYRRNQVLEQELRALREPPAPWSPRLESSKI; this is translated from the exons ATGGCCACAGCCCCAGGCCCTGCCGGCATTGCCATGGGCAGCGTGAGCAGCCTGTTGGAACGGCAAGACTTTTCCCCTGAAGAGCTACGGGCGGCACTCGCAGGGTCTCGGGGCTCCCGCCAGCCTGATGGGCTCCTCCGGAAAGGCTTGGGCCAGCGCGAGCTCCTCAGCTACCTGCACCTTCCCAAGAAGGATGGCAAGACCACCAAGCGGGCCCCTCGGAATGAGCCTGCCGACTACGCCACCCTCTACTACCGGGAACACCCTCGGGCTGGTGACTTCAGCAAGACCTCGCTGCCTGAACGGGGGCGTTTTGACAAG TGTCGCATTCGCCCATCAGTTTTCAAGCCCGCCTCGGGCACCGGGAAAGGCTTCCTGTCCATGCAGAGCCTGGCGGCCCACAAGGGGCAGAAGCTGTGGCGCAGCAATGGCAGCCTGCACACGCTGGCCTGCCACCCACCCCTGAGCCCTGGGCCCCGGGCCAGCCAGGCCCAGGCCCGTGCCCAGCTGCTGCACGCCCTCAGCCTGGATGAGGGCGGCCCCGAGCCCGAGCCCAGTCTGTCTGATTCCTCCAGCGGGGGCAGCTTTGGCCGCAGTCCCAGCACTGGCCCCGGCCCCTTCAGCTCCTCCCTGGGCCACATTAACCATCTTGGAGGCTCCCTGGACCGGGCCTCACGGGGTTCCAAGGAGGTTGGGCCACTGGCTCTGCTGAACTGCTTGCCTGAACCACCGCCCCCCTACGAATTCTCCTGCCCCGTCACCGAGGACATGGGGGCTGTGGTGCCGGACACCTGTGAAGAGCTCAAGAGGGGCCTGGGTGAGGAGGATGGTGCCAGCCCCTTCACACAG GTGTTGGAAGAGCGCCAGCGGCTGTGGCTGGCTGAGCTGAAGCGCCTCTACCTGGAGCGACTGCACGAGGTGACCCAGAAGGCCGAGCGTAGTGAGCGCAACCTCCAGCTGCAGCTGTTCATGGCCCAGCAGGAGCAGCGGCGCCTACGCAAGGAGCTGCGAGCACAGCAGGGCCTGGGCCCAGAACCCCGGCCACCAGGCAGCCTCCCAGAGGCCGATCCTAGTGCGCGAGCAGAGGAGGAAGCCCGCTGGGAG GTGTGCCAGAAAACAGCGGAGATCAGCCTCCTGAAGCAGCAGCTGCGGGAAGCCCAGGCAGAACTGGCTCAGAAGCTAGCTGAGATCTTCAGCCTGAAGACACAACTTCGGGGCAGCCGGGCACAGGCCCAGGCCCAGGATGCAGAGCTGGCCCGGCTGCGAGAGGCCGTGCGGAGCCTGCAGGAGCAGGCCCCTCGGGAGGAGGCCCCAGGCGGCTGTGAGACCGATGACTGCAAGAGCAGGGGGctgctgggggaggtgggaggtggtgaggccagagatgaggctgagCAGCTGCGGGCCCAGCTCCTGCAGGAGCGGCTCCGAGGCCAGGAGCAGGCGCTGCGCTTTGAGCAGGAGCGGCGGAcgtggcaggaggaaaaggaacgGGTGCTGCGCTACCAGCGGGAGATCCAGGGTGGCTACATGGACATGTATCGCCGCAACCAGGTGCTGGAACAGGAGCTGCGGGCGCTGCGGGAGCCCCCTGCACCCTGGAGCCCTCGGCTTGAGTCCTCCAAGATCTGA